Part of the Apus apus isolate bApuApu2 chromosome 28, bApuApu2.pri.cur, whole genome shotgun sequence genome, ATCGTGGCCACCGCGATGGGAGAAGCCTGTCTGTTTGCCTTAGGTACCAGGCTTGATTTGGGGCAGAAATTAGAtgtttacctttttttaattattttatgagGACGATTCCTTGGTGTGACGATTCAGCTTGTGCTGATCTGGAGAAAGGCCTTCTCAGGACTGCACGGCTCAAACTCCCtccactgtgctcctggggAGGCTCTACCTGAACCCAGGCATGGGatctcctccctctcctgttTTATTTCCAAGTCAGACTCCTGTAGCTGCCACTTTTGTTCCATTTCATTTACTGTGAGGACGGAAAACCCCTCCTGGCAGTGGTGTGGAGGTGGGACAATCTGTCTTTGGATACCTGACCTCAAATAAAGAGACGATTTATTTTACGGACATCCTGTCTCTGGCTTCCTCCAAGCTCCCACCCCTCctctcttttcatttccttccctcttctgaCCTAGAAATTCCCTTTTGCAGCCCAAATGGGGATTCTAAACCACTTTTCCAATGAGACGTCAAATTTGGGATGAAGTGTTGCCAGGGCAGAGGCTTTGCTGCTGTCCTTCACTGTGTTCCCTTCTGCACTGATAAAGCACTTCAGTGCTTATTTGGAGACCATTCTACTCATAAAATCTTGGGCTTTCCATAGAGATaagagcagaaatgctgcaggtgggttttttctttcctttttttttttttcctgaactcgGTGAATCGATATTCACCACTATCACAAATGCTGTTTACCCCCAAAACGGCCACAATTTCTTttcagaggagggagggggaataAACCTGTTTTGGCCACAAATCAGGTTTTTATCACACACCATGCTGATGTTTCATTCAAGCTCAGAATGCCCCGTGTAGGTCCCATCCAGTCCCTGCTCCAGAGCCACCTGTCCTGGGTGGGGTTTCCTGGAGGGTGTGAAGGTCTTGCCCTGAATTTGCCTCCATTTCCCCATCCCCGAGGTGAATTACTTCATGTGTGAGACAAGGCTCTTGGAGACATCCTGGAGATAAATGCAATGGCAGAGCCATGTCTGGGGCATCCCTGGGGCTCGAGACCAGGAGAAACTCATGGCAACGCTGCCCGAGATCTGCAGAACATGCAAGAGCAGGGAATTGCCCCCTGGGACTTTGGGCTGCGTGTCCAAAGCTAAGGGAGACATGGAGTGCACCCAGGGGTTTTCAGCCCTGACCTTCAAAGCCATGTGTGTTTTGGAAGAGGCACCAAGGCTGCTCGATACGGCCGTGGcacctgcttttcttcccatcCCTCCTTCTCCGTCCCCTTTAAAGCCGccggcggggcagccccgctgCAGACAACGCGTCGCCGTGGTCCAGGATGATGCTGCAGCTTGTGCTCCTCGCCGCCCTTGCCCTCTGCGGTGCGTCCTCCGGCGCAGCCCTCGGCCCCCTTCCCTGGGGACGACCCCCGGGCTGTGACTCACAGCCCCAGTCTCTCTCCCACAGGGCGCTGCTCCGAGCAGGACCTCGATGGGATGCAACGGGTGGTCGGTGGGACCGAGGCACGCTCGCACGCCTGGCCCTCCCAGGTGGGTCCTTCTCCGGGTCAGCCAGTGAATCCCGTGGGGGCCTCATCCCCGCGGATCATGCAGGGAGATCCCCCCTGACTCGCTTCTCCCTCTCCCTAGATCTCCCTCCAGTATGCCTCCGGTGGCAACTGGTATCACACCTGCGGAGGGTCCCTCATCGACAGAAATTGGGTGATGACAGCAGCCCATTGCGTGACTCggtgagcaggagcagggaccccACCCTCCTCTtctggaaaagctgttttctgccaAAAACCTTTCCAAGGAGAAATGTTGACTGGCCCAGCCCAAAGAGCAACAGTCCTTGAAGGTCTTTGCTGGTCCTACATTAAGGGTTTACATGGACCACCTCACATGGCCCTCACCCAGACCATGGAGCATCTTCTTCTGGCATGGATCCTTTCCATACCAGCCCACACTTAATAATAATGGTAATAATTTGTGGCTTGAATTTGtgttttttcacctttctggCAGTCAAATGAACTTCCGTGTCGTGGCTGGTGAACACAACCTCAACGCAAACGATGGCAGCGAGCAGATCTTCGGTGTGAGCAAGATCATTATCCATCCCTACTACAACACCAACAACATCGCTGGCGGGTAAGGCACGTGGAGAGGGAGATGTGGGGGGAGCATGGCTGGGAATGGGGTGTCCCTGCAAcatcttctccctcctctcacCAGCTACGACATCGCCCTCCTCCGCCTGTCTGGCTATGCCACCCTGAACAGCTACGTGCAGCTGGccgtgctgcccagggagggaaCCATCCTGCCCAACAACTACCCCTGCTACATCTCAGGATGGGGTCTGACCCGCAGTGAGTGCCCACGGGGCGTCCCGGCCCTCAGTCACCAGCAAATGGGGGAGCATGGGGAGCTGGGGGATCTTCTCAAGCCCGTGGAGATGCCAAGAGGCATCAGACAGGGCTTCTCTCCCAGCAGGGAGATGCCCAAAACGGGGCTGCTTTGGGGGGGACCCTCGGCGGCCACTGGCTCTGCTCGGCTCGGGGTGGGTTGCCGTGTTTCTGGCCGCGGGTCTCGCGGGTCTTTGCCTGCGCAGCATTAACGGGCACTCGGTTGTGTGCAGCCAACGGGCAGCTCTCCAGCGTCCTGATGCAGGCCTACCTGCCCGTGGTGGACTACCAgatctgctccagcccctcctaCTGGGGCTCCACAGTCAGGAGCACCATGGTCTGTGCCGGTGGTGACGGCGTCCGCTCTGGCTGCCAGGTACAGCCGCATTTCCTGCTTTCCCCCCGCATCCCCCGGTGCCCCCGCTCCTCCCATCTCACCCAGGTTCCTTGCTCCCACAGGGCGATTCGGGCGGTCCCCTCCACTGCGCAGTGAACGGGGAGTACCAGGTCCACGGCGTCACCAGCTTCGTCTCCAGTCAGGGCTGCAACATCAAGAACAAACCCACCGTCTTCACCCGCGTCTCCAACTACATCTCCTGGATTTATAACGTAAGGCCGtgggggctggggtggctgggggctGAGACCTGGTGCAATCATTGCATCCACGCACCAGCTCTTTCCCAGCTGGGCTCAACCCTTGCCTTTCATCTCCTTCCAGGTGATGGCCCAgaactgagcagcagcaggagaagcgTCCTGTCCCCAGCTTGGGCGATGGACCTCATCTTCCCGTTTGGTTTAGGTCGGGGGGCTTTCAAACCCACAGTTGGAGTCAATAAAATCTGTTCCTCTCTCTGTGCTGGTGGATGCTTTGCCCCACAGCCTCACAATCCTTTCTCCCCCAACTCTCCGCgtccttttcccttcccatctTCCAGGGTGTCCCTCTGGCCAcatccctcctcttcccttgcTTTGGAAACAGCGGCAGTGAAAAGCAACGGGCTCCAGGATTTGGGGGCAGCCCGAAAGTTCTTGGGATAATGGAAAAGAGCGAAATGCTGCAAATCCCCTTCATGGGCTGCAACGCAGCTCCTCATGGATGGGGGGATACACAGGGACTCAGGGGATCCAGTCGGGATTTTCCCCTGCTGCTAAGCTCCATTTCCCTTCCAAGAGCAACCTCCTTTGCAACAAGAGACGTTGGGTTTGGTGCCTGTTACCACCTCGCCCGGGGCCGCATCCTGGAGAGCCGACTGTGCCACGCCCAGCACAGGGATAAAATACCAGCACCAAAATTGCACAAGAAGCCAAATTCAATCCCCAAGCCAGACACTCACACAATAATTAAGGGGCAGGTGCTGGTTCCCCATCCCCCCTTGGGCCCACCCACAGCACTGGGGGCACAGGGGAGCCTTTCCGGGGGTGCCGGCTGCTCGGCGGATGCCGGCAGCTGCCTCGCCCCCAACTTCCTCCGCAGCAAACATCAACCCGCAGCGCCCGCGCGGCTGCCAGCAGGAACCGACTGCAGCCATGGCCGAGGGCAGGAGCGGGGGAGCCGGGCTCTTCGCCAAGCAGGTCCAGAAACGCTTCAGCCGGGCGCAGGAGAAGGTACGGCGCCACGCCCGCCACGCCAACCCCAGCCAGCCTTCTCCTCGCTTGCTCTGGGATTTCTTCCCACTGTGGTCCTGACAGGGTGGCACAACGGGCACCACTCAGCACCCGAGGGTGCTCGTGGGGTGTTCATTTGGGCGATTCTAGGTCTACATCACCATTGCTCCAAGGGTTTGGGCTTGATGGCATCTCTCCAAAGCCACCCACACTgctttggcagctgctgggttACGGGGGCACCATGCCCTGCTGGCAGGGGGTCCCTCGGGCTGGCTGGAGATGAGAGTCcccagcaggacctggcacACAGATGGTCCCAGGAACACCAGCGTAGCCCACACTGGCCACACTGGATGTGAGGGAGAAGAGCACCGGAAGCAGGCAGAAACGGGGTGGCTCTTGGCTGTTTTGCGGCTGTTCGGGGGcatctctttccctttctctgcctCCAAAATCCAGCAGTGACATCTGGGGGCGATGCAAAGGCTTCTCCCACCAAACCCATCTTCTCCCGGGTTTCCTGTCTGGGCCTCAGAGCTAAATTCAGCTCCCCTGTGGCTGTATCAGCCAGGGCCAGGCTCCATCCTTGTCATGCTCTTCCTGGACACCCCAAAGCTCCCTCCGGTGCGGCCATGGCCTCGCTGTGCTCCTGCACTGGTGGTTCTGGGGACAGCCTTTGGCTGCAGACCATCCTCATCCCCAGCACAGTGTCTCCAGTGCCTCTTGAGGCAACACCCAGGGTTTCGCCTGCACAGAGTCAGGTGCAGGATGTTCTGGTGTGCATAGGGCTGCACCTGCGGGGTTTGACATGGTACGGTGATACGTTAGCACCCAAAAAGTCcctgttttcttctaaaaaataaaagcaccaaGGGAGGTGCCAAAATTTTGCATCCCCCATCCATGTCCTTGCTCGGCATTGGCTTTGCTGGATCCTCAGCATCACCCTGAGAGGAGCTTTCCCCGGGGCAGACCCTGCtcctggccagcaggtcgagcCCCGTGGGCAGTGCCGCGCTCAGGGCCGGCAGCTTTTCCCATGTCTCCATCTCTCTCCATCCCAGGTTTTGCAAAAATTGGGCAAAACGGTGGAAACCAAAGACGAGCAGTTTGAGCAGAGCGCGTACaacttccagctgcagcaggttgcACCAGGGAGCAGGGGTGGGGGTGGACGGGGACACCCCAACACCACCACTTGGCCCCCTGTCTCCTGGGGGCCCACCATCCTGTGGAAATCCCCGTGATCCCAGGCACGACCCTGACCTGTCCTGTCACCGTGTTGCTTTGCAGAACGAAGGCAATAAACTCTACAAAGATCTCAAGGGTTTCCTGGGGGCGGTGAGAGGTATGTTCCCTGTCTCTGTAAATGTGCAGAGAAAACTCCATGGGCACCAcggaggagctgggagagggcTGAGCATCACTGTGCTTTCTCACCCAGAAAGAtaatttgttccttttttaaaaagacaataatactaaataattaataatttaaaatataagacATGCTGACAGATAATCGTGTATGCTAATGCATAACATTTCTGCACCGCCCTGGCAGTGATGCATGAGAGCTCCCGGAAAGTGGCTGAGACGCTGCAGGAGATTTACAGCCCTGACTGGGATGGTCACGAGGAGCTAAAAGCCATCGCAGCTGTGAGCCCCTTGACGtgcccctgctgtccccaggggtCCCCTTCGAGCATCAGCAGGGCTGGCGAGTTGAGCCAGGGGTGTCCCTgtggatgcagcccagcacgTATGAccggaggggaggggagagggtggGAATCGGGGCGTTACACCCAGATTTTTCCTCCCCACAGAGCAATGACCTCCTGTGGGATGACTACGAGGCGAAGCTGGCCGACCAAGCCCTGCGGCTGATGGAGAACTACCTGGCTCAGTTTGGGGACTTTAAGGTGCACCCTGTacacgggggggggggtgaggggggcaCGGCACTGGACCCTGGCTCACTTTGCCCCCCACCCCGTGCAGGAGCGCATCGCCAAGAGGGGCCGTAAGCTGGTAGACTACGACAGCACCCGGCATCACCTGGAAGCTCTGCAAAGTGCCAAGAAAAAGGACGAGGCAAAAATCGCCAAGGTTGAGCCTCCCGTGGGACTCCCCCTGTGCAGCCCCCGTGCCCCAGCCGTGCCAGCAAAGCCACGggcccccccttccctccccacaggCTGAGGAAGAGTTTAATAAAGCCCAAGCGGTGTTTGAAGACCTGAACAGGGACCTCCGGGAGGAGCTGCCGGTTCTGTATGGCAGGTACTAGGGGTGTCGTAGGGGCTGGGGGACATGACGGGCTGGGGAGTGTGGGTGGCCCTGAGGGATGGTCCTGCCCAGAAGCTGGTGGCAACCACAGTCCCCCCAGCTTGCAAAGGGTGAAGGAGAAGGCTGCCCCTTCCCATCCCCTTCAGGGTCCCCTTGAGAAAGCATCCTCTGAGAAAAAGGTCCCAAAGAACGGGTCACTGAGCCCCGGGACAGGCGCTGGGTGCAGACGCTGGTGGGTGGGagctcttttcccttctgtggCAGGGGTGAAGTGGGGTTTTCTCCACGGTGGAGACACAATGGTGGCCCCGGGAGACCTTGGCCACAGATGGCTGTGGCagccaggaggctgcagcaccGCTGAAGTGACGCAGCCCCAGGGACAGATGTCCAGGGCCGCTTTGTCCACACCCTGAGGGTTTATTCACCATTTCCCACGGTGAccccaggggctgggagctCCCTGGCTGGGTGCTTAGCACCCAGAACCGCATGGGAACCCCCAGGTCAGCACCCCTGAGCCACCCCAGGTACCTCCCACCCTGATTTCCCTCCTGCAGCCGCATCGCCTGCTACGTGACCATCTTCCAGAACATCTCCAACCTCCGTGATGTCTTCTACAAGGAGATGAGCAAGGTGAGGGCAAAGGCAGCACCCCACAACacctctcccctcaccccccagcaGTCTTGCAGCCATCCCCAggtgctctgcctgtgccagtgccacCCACCCACTTCAAACCCTCACTGCTCTtagtttaatttaataatttgcaGCAGCTTGAGGATTGCCCTcgaggagggcaacgaagctggtgaagggcctagagaatcaatctgatgaagaacacttaaaggagctgggaatgtttagtttgaggaagaggaggctgaggggagacctcatcagtctctacaactacctgaaaggtcattgtagagaggttggtgctggtctcttctcacaggtaattagtgacagagcaggagggaagggcttcaagctgtgacagggcaggttcagactggacatgaTGGACAAGTTTTCtcagcaagagtggtcagacactggaacaggctgcccagggaggtggtggagtcaccatccctgggtgtgtttaagggttgtttggatgtggtgttggtggagatgggttaggggagaactttgtagagcagggatgatggtcGGACccggtgatcccaaggggcttttccaacctgaatagttctatgattctgtgatgtttaTGGTGCTGCTGGGTGATGGGTGGCACCAGGGTGGTCACCTAGGATGCATTTCTCTCCCCCCCTTGCAGCTCAACCGTGACCTCTACGAGGTGATGAGCAAACTGGACAAGCAGCACTCCAGCAAAGTCTTCATTGTTAAAGGCATCTCCAGGTAAAGAAGTGAGTGAGGTTCAGCAAGGTGGGGGGGTCCAAGTGGCCAAATTGCTCCCCCACCCCAGTGGGTGAGTGTCGCAGCCCCCAGTGCTGGGATGAGCGAGCAGCTCCCGACGCAGGGTTCAGGGTGCTGGGTTAATAATTTGGGGTCATTTACCAATCCCACTGGCTGAGGAAACATCACCTGCAAGCTGAGGTGGTGACACCGTGGTGCCGTGTGTCCCCAAGGGTAACACTTGTGGGACATGCTGGAGTTGGGCTTAACTCCCTCTGTCCTCCCCACAGCAACCGGCGCTCTCTGGTCATCTCCTCACCCGTGAGCCCCCCAGCCATGTtcccctgcccagggaaggCGCCAGACTGGCCGCCCACGGAGGaggcagaggtgacagcagggtcccctggggtgggcagcagtGCCGCCGACACCGttgccagcagggagctggatgCCACCATCCCCAGCCCGCCACCGGCTTCACCTGCCAGCGCCGGGTCCCTGTCAGAGACGGCGTCGGTGTCCAGCGAGGAGGCCCTGGAGCCTGATCCCAGCGCCGAAGCTCCGTCCCACGGGCAGGGGACACGGGTGGCAGCCGTGGAGCCGGGCAcccgctgccccggggctggtctgcagctggcaggggctgctggcggGGAGCAGCAGGGGGCCGAGGCCATCGCTGCCTCCCTGGCCTCCCTGATTCTCTCCAAGGCGATTGCCCAGGCCACCAAAACTGCGCCTCTGGAGCTGGAAGAGCCCACggctgggctgggggacagCGAAGCTGCGGCTGCCACCGGGGATGCCCACCAGCCGGACGGCACGGCCACCAGCAGGGAGGGTCAGGAACCATCCCCAGCCCCGGCTGTCCCCCAGGatgcccccagccccacagaagAGTCGTTGGTGTGTCcgtcccggggcggggggctggAGCTaccccagctcagcagggctgcGGGCGAGCTGAGCGACTCTGAGGAGAGCGTGGAGGTGGTGGACATGGAGCCAAAGGTGGCCAAAATTCAGGTGAGGAAGTTCTGGTGGCAGGAGGGGACCATACAGCACGGTGTGGGTAGCAGGGAGGGGGATGCCCAGCCTGCTGGGGGCCCCAACCCTTGCTGGGGGGCATCCTGTGAGGATGTGGGGACACAGGACTGGGGGTGTCCATGGGACAAATCCAGCCCCGTGTgacactgctctgctggcagatGGTGCTGGACCTCACCCCTGATGTGGCATCAAGtggctgccctggggacagcagttCCCCCTCCAGCTCCACAGCCGAGGTGggtgcagcagtgccagggggACAGACACTGACCTGACCCCCCGGCCAGACTCGATCCTCCCTGGGTCCCATTTAATGGAAATGCAAAGTCTCCAGCTCAGAGTCACCTCTATGTCTCTCCCAGGAGCAAGGCTGTCCTGGGACGCCGGAGCAGAACACAAAACAGGACATGAGCCAGGACcccccaccagcagcaaagTCTTCCCAGGACCCCACTGAGACCCTCACCTCCCTGTGAGCTCAGCACCTGGAGCAGGGAACAGGAGTTTTCTGGTGCCACAGGCAAATCATGTTGTTTCATCGAGGCTGTAACGCGCTTCCCACCCCCCATCCCATCTGGAATAAAGGTTGTGAGaggagagtgaaaaaaaatcctgcaaaagCCCATCACTGGGAGGGAGGGCACGAGCACCTGAACCTGCAGGTTTAGGGCAACCCAATAGGGTGCAGGAGGGATTTGtcacccttccccagcacccaaCTGCTGTGACTCAGGAAAAAGGCGTCGAGCCGGTTTTGCTGGCTCTGGAAAAATGTGCTGCCAGGCAAAAAAcgagaaaaaagaaagagaaaccaAACAGATTTTAGTCGGgtccccaccccccaccctccATGCTGCAAAATTCCCCCACGTTGAAGCAAAACCCCAAGGGCAGTGGCTGCCTGGGTGcaagagctgctgtggctgccccgaTGCCCCGGTGATGGGCTGGCTCAGCCAGCGAGGGGTTAACAGAGGGGGTAGCTTTGGGGTTGCACCAGAGCTGCCGCCAGACTGGAAAGGTGAGGCAGGAAAAGGGCAACGCCTTGGGATCCAGCTCCAGCTTCACATGGTGCCGGCAGCCGCTCTCCCCAGCACAGTGGGCGCAGGTgagagctggggtgggaggacGTGGCTCCTGGGGTGACCCCCCCCCAAATTCCCACTGCCccgggggggctgggaggggttTGGCTCCATGGGGCACATGGATTTGTGGAGGCAACAGAGTCGTGCCACAAAGGATGCCAAAGCACAGGTGGTTGTGGGGAGAAGGCTCTTGGCCGGGTGTTTTCCAGTCAGATCTCaggcaggaaggggaaaggcTGGATCCTGCCACGGGGagaggcaggaaagcagagagccCAGTGGGAAAGCTGGAACAGAGAGAACAAAACAGGGGATCCATCCCAGAGGGAGGAGGAGCGGGGCAGAGCAGGCTGTGGGGAGGCTTTGCTCATCCTGTCCTCCATCTGCCAGGGATGGGAATGGGAATGGGAATGGGAATGGGAATGGGAATGGGAACGGGAACAGGGGGCTGAGCATCCCTGGCAGCAGGCTGCACTCGGTGGAGTTTTTAGGAGCAAAactgcagggcaggaagggtTTCACTGTGGCTACAGCTcttgagcaacttggtctaaGAGCAAGAATGAGGAAGATGAGGGGTTGTTGCGTTTTTTACAACCCCTGGGTCACTTTAAAAACCACATGGAGATCCGTAGGGATCCAGCATGCTGGGGATGAGTCACCCCCACCCCGTCAGCCCCCGGCACAGCCGCTGTGGACACCGGAGTCTCCTCTGGATCCTGGCCTGACGAGGTAACCCTGGCACTGCAAAACACCCCGTGGCTTTCCCTGCCGTGGAGCACAGGGCTGCTTCCCACTTAATTTTGGCAAGTTCCTTCCCGGGATCCCAAGGCAGGAGTGGTGAGGGGGCACTGGGTAGAGCATCCCTCCCTGGGGATGCAGCTCAGGGAGCTTCGCCTTCATGAGCACTGATGTTTTGATGCTGAAGCCTCTTTCCCTCAGCTGCAATTTGGTGTAAACCTGTGGTGGGTTCCAGGACTCAATTTTGTTGGTGCTGTGGGTGCGGAACTGGTTTGTGTTTCCCACTGGCAATGACAAATTCTTCCCAAGCATTCCCTTTCCCCTGCCTTGCACCAGCTGCTTTCCATGAAGCAGCaccctctcttctcctttaaaTCCTAATCTTATGGTTTGGGGGAAAttttacccatttttttaatccGAAACCACCCAAGCATCCACTGCTGCTCCATGGGAAGGCTGTAGTTGGCTTTGGGAAGTGTGGGTAGCTTCCCAACGCCCCGACATCACTCCTGGAGGAGCCCAATGAGCTTTAAAGCAAAGCTGAGTTTAAAGCAAGGCTGTGTTTAAAGCTAAATGAGGTTAAAGCAAAGCAGGTTTAAAGCAAAACCGGGTTCAATGAGTCAGCAGTTTGTGCCAGCCTAAGCTTGGGCCTGGGGGGACAGTGTTGTGCTCAcggggagctgctggagactTGGAATCCTAGTCCCTGGCCGGGGAGGTGTGTCCCACAACACCCCATGCACACTGCTGGGAAGGGTGGAAATTGTTTCCTAAAAttcctgtgactctgtgagcCGGGAGCTTTGCGCTctggctgctctcagcagcaAGACCTGCTGTTGGGAGGGATGTTTTGCAAACACCCGACAGAGCTTTGACCCACAAGGGCACTGGGGGAAAAGCAGGGCAAGGCAGGATCTTGAGAGATTCATCCTGCTCTCCAAAACCCAGGAGGTCGTGGGCAGGGGTttgcagccccccagccccatgaGGTGCCTCCTGGCAGCGCGGCCGCGCTCCCGGCTCCCACCCTGGTTCAacttcttctttaaaaattaaattaaattaaaatatcattttattTGCTCCTGACATCTAGTGGCACGTCTCTGCGGAGCTGCTGAGTCACTCgggccccagagctgctgcagagggttTTGGGGGTGACAgggctgtccccctgccccGGGCGCTggatcagctgctgctgctcccgcTGCTCTTTGCAGGTGAAACTTTACGGCTGCAGCATCGACCTCAGCCCCTGAGCGGGGGATGTGCAAGGATTTACAG contains:
- the BIN2 gene encoding bridging integrator 2 isoform X1, which encodes MAEGRSGGAGLFAKQVQKRFSRAQEKVLQKLGKTVETKDEQFEQSAYNFQLQQNEGNKLYKDLKGFLGAVRVMHESSRKVAETLQEIYSPDWDGHEELKAIAASNDLLWDDYEAKLADQALRLMENYLAQFGDFKERIAKRGRKLVDYDSTRHHLEALQSAKKKDEAKIAKAEEEFNKAQAVFEDLNRDLREELPVLYGSRIACYVTIFQNISNLRDVFYKEMSKLNRDLYEVMSKLDKQHSSKVFIVKGISSNRRSLVISSPVSPPAMFPCPGKAPDWPPTEEAEVTAGSPGVGSSAADTVASRELDATIPSPPPASPASAGSLSETASVSSEEALEPDPSAEAPSHGQGTRVAAVEPGTRCPGAGLQLAGAAGGEQQGAEAIAASLASLILSKAIAQATKTAPLELEEPTAGLGDSEAAAATGDAHQPDGTATSREGQEPSPAPAVPQDAPSPTEESLVCPSRGGGLELPQLSRAAGELSDSEESVEVVDMEPKVAKIQMVLDLTPDVASSGCPGDSSSPSSSTAEEQGCPGTPEQNTKQDMSQDPPPAAKSSQDPTETLTSL
- the LOC127395038 gene encoding chymotrypsin-like elastase family member 1, translating into MLQLVLLAALALCGRCSEQDLDGMQRVVGGTEARSHAWPSQISLQYASGGNWYHTCGGSLIDRNWVMTAAHCVTRQMNFRVVAGEHNLNANDGSEQIFGVSKIIIHPYYNTNNIAGGYDIALLRLSGYATLNSYVQLAVLPREGTILPNNYPCYISGWGLTRTNGQLSSVLMQAYLPVVDYQICSSPSYWGSTVRSTMVCAGGDGVRSGCQGDSGGPLHCAVNGEYQVHGVTSFVSSQGCNIKNKPTVFTRVSNYISWIYNVMAQN
- the BIN2 gene encoding bridging integrator 2 isoform X2, which produces MAEGRSGGAGLFAKQVQKRFSRAQEKVLQKLGKTVETKDEQFEQSAYNFQLQQNEGNKLYKDLKGFLGAVRVMHESSRKVAETLQEIYSPDWDGHEELKAIAASNDLLWDDYEAKLADQALRLMENYLAQFGDFKERIAKRGRKLVDYDSTRHHLEALQSAKKKDEAKIAKAEEEFNKAQAVFEDLNRDLREELPVLYGSRIACYVTIFQNISNLRDVFYKEMSKLNRDLYEVMSKLDKQHSSKVFIVKGISSNRRSLVISSPVSPPAMFPCPGKAPDWPPTEEAEVTAGSPGVGSSAADTVASRELDATIPSPPPASPASAGSLSETASVSSEEALEPDPSAEAPSHGQGTRVAAVEPGTRCPGAGLQLAGAAGGEQQGAEAIAASLASLILSKAIAQATKTAPLELEEPTAGLGDSEAAAATGDAHQPDGTATSREGQEPSPAPAVPQDAPSPTEESLVCPSRGGGLELPQLSRAAGELSDSEESVEVVDMEPKVAKIQMVLDLTPDVASSGCPGDSSSPSSSTAEEQGCPGTPEQNTKQDMSQDPPPAAKSSQDPTETLTSL